One Fundidesulfovibrio terrae genomic window carries:
- a CDS encoding DUF1641 domain-containing protein: MAEDQRIMEGIEALRADVAPLTQAARSVENLRRDLAPRVEEAVRALIVELADVESDFQLEDLLALVKKSMRNVRTFNRALDQLGALLNLVDNLEPLVRQSVPVWIATLEDLESKGVFTVLKGLVGVMEKVSSAYGEQDMERMGDGLVVLMGLARNLGDPNAAAVLSKLSEVPSKVRLERAGEAGPLALLGALADPGIRRGLGLALELTRALGEEGGTGKGEAKA; encoded by the coding sequence ATGGCCGAGGACCAAAGGATCATGGAGGGCATCGAGGCCCTGCGCGCCGACGTGGCGCCGCTCACGCAGGCCGCCCGGTCCGTGGAGAACCTGCGCCGCGACCTGGCCCCCAGGGTGGAGGAGGCCGTGCGGGCGCTGATCGTGGAACTGGCCGACGTGGAGAGCGACTTCCAGTTGGAGGACCTCCTGGCCCTGGTGAAGAAGTCCATGCGCAACGTGCGCACCTTCAACAGGGCCCTGGACCAGCTGGGGGCGCTCCTCAATCTGGTGGACAACCTGGAGCCCCTGGTGCGCCAGAGCGTGCCGGTGTGGATAGCCACTCTGGAGGACCTGGAGTCCAAGGGTGTGTTCACCGTGCTCAAGGGGCTGGTGGGCGTCATGGAGAAGGTCAGCTCCGCGTATGGGGAACAGGACATGGAGCGCATGGGCGACGGCCTGGTGGTGCTCATGGGCCTGGCCCGCAACCTGGGCGACCCCAATGCGGCGGCCGTCCTTTCCAAACTGTCGGAGGTTCCCTCCAAGGTGCGCCTGGAGCGCGCGGGCGAGGCCGGTCCCCTGGCCCTTCTGGGCGCGCTCGCAGACCCCGGAATACGCCGTGGGCTCGGCCTGGCGCTCGAACTGACGCGGGCCCTGGGAGAGGAAGGCGGGACAGGCAAAGGCGAGGCGAAAGCTTAG
- a CDS encoding efflux RND transporter periplasmic adaptor subunit yields the protein MKIIPALVLAVCLLPGCEKKTEAPAVAPVVVGVVKVERADAPLVVKGVGHVVAQRTVAVQPQVTGKLASLSFQEGALVREGQQLALIDPQPFEAALVQAKGNLARDWATAGQAGRDYVRYKELVRQEVVSQDEYEQRRTSYETGWQQVKADQGALETARINLDYCRINSPVTGVTGYQQVKPGNTVSAYTSTIVTINQIQPVLVRFSVSEADLALVRKYYGKNGISASARFPKEEQDVKERGTLTAIDNAVDPQTGMISLQAQFANESLALWPGQYVNMSATLAVDKDQIVIPADAVMTRQDGSFVFVVSDKSTAELRKVSLGRTVGRSRVVVLEGLAPGETVITDGVIRVAPGGPVSARQNAEGQPAAQPTAGAGTAQ from the coding sequence GTGAAGATCATTCCGGCGTTGGTATTGGCGGTCTGTTTGCTGCCCGGTTGTGAGAAGAAGACGGAAGCCCCGGCCGTGGCCCCGGTGGTCGTCGGCGTGGTCAAGGTCGAACGGGCGGACGCCCCCCTGGTGGTGAAGGGCGTGGGGCATGTGGTGGCCCAGCGCACCGTGGCCGTGCAGCCCCAGGTGACGGGCAAGCTTGCGTCCCTGTCCTTCCAGGAGGGCGCGCTGGTGCGCGAGGGCCAGCAGCTGGCCCTCATCGATCCGCAGCCCTTCGAGGCCGCCCTGGTCCAGGCCAAGGGAAATCTCGCCCGCGACTGGGCGACGGCCGGGCAGGCCGGGCGCGACTACGTGCGCTACAAGGAGCTGGTGCGCCAGGAGGTGGTCAGCCAGGACGAATACGAGCAGCGCCGCACCTCCTACGAAACCGGCTGGCAGCAGGTCAAGGCCGACCAGGGGGCGCTGGAGACCGCTCGCATCAACCTGGACTACTGCCGCATCAATTCGCCCGTCACGGGCGTCACCGGCTACCAGCAGGTCAAGCCCGGCAACACGGTCAGCGCCTATACCTCCACCATCGTGACCATCAACCAGATCCAGCCCGTGCTGGTGCGCTTCTCCGTGAGCGAGGCCGACCTGGCCCTGGTGCGCAAGTATTACGGCAAGAACGGTATTTCCGCCTCGGCCCGCTTCCCCAAGGAGGAGCAGGACGTCAAGGAGCGCGGCACGCTCACCGCCATCGACAACGCCGTGGACCCCCAGACCGGCATGATCAGCCTCCAGGCCCAGTTCGCCAACGAGAGCCTGGCCCTCTGGCCCGGCCAGTACGTCAACATGTCCGCCACCCTGGCCGTGGACAAGGATCAGATCGTGATCCCCGCCGATGCGGTCATGACCCGCCAGGACGGCTCCTTCGTGTTCGTGGTGTCGGACAAGTCCACCGCCGAGCTGCGCAAGGTCAGCCTGGGCCGTACCGTGGGCAGGAGCCGGGTGGTGGTCCTCGAGGGGCTCGCCCCCGGTGAGACGGTGATCACCGACGGCGTCATCCGCGTGGCCCCGGGAGGCCCGGTGAGCGCCAGGCAGAATGCCGAGGGCCAGCCTGCCGCTCAGCCCACCGCTGGAGCCGGGACAGCCCAATGA
- a CDS encoding efflux RND transporter permease subunit, whose amino-acid sequence MTDLFIKRPIATALITFGLLFLGMTAYNSLPVSEMPAIDFPTIQVTASLPGADPETMASSVATPLEKQFSTIAGITSMNSVNTLGQTTIVLQFELNRNIDGAGSDVQTAISAASGYLPSNLPNPPTYQKVNPADVPVLYIGMRSKTLPLYKLTDYAKTFVSQRISMVAGVAQVAIYGDQTYSPRIQVDPDKLAAYNLSVNQVADAFVAQNVNLPTGSLYGEVKLFTIKAKGMLMNAKHYLEQIVAWRSGNPIRLRDVGTAVDSTLYDKNASYHNQDPSLTIAVRRQPGTNTIKLVDDIKALLPAIQSTLPQSIEFEVMYDRSQTIRESVADVKLTMALAVSLVVVVVFLFLKNIRATVIASLALPAALIGTFAVMKMMGFSLDNLSLMALTLAVGFIVDDAIVMLENIVRHMEMGKPPMLASLDGARQIGFTIVSMTLSLAVVFVPIMFMAGILGRILNELAVTITIAVLVSGFVTLSFTPMLCSQFLRHASVGHSGRFFTTIEKLYERSLHVVLRHRFVTLLASFGILALTMWLFTKVPSGFIPTTDSGFIYGYAMAEQSASFDTMKKRLLNVSGLISPDPNVHKVVGIVGVGGPNTSMNNAAFFTLVKPAHDRKDDIDAVLAKLRARTGGVSDMRLFMFNPPAIQIGGRSTRALYQFTLLSPEVDKLYEAARKLETKMRALPELRDVNSDMQIDGPQLLLRIDRDKATSLGISAKAIETALWSAYGARQISNIYATTDTYRVVIEVQPEYQRRPELLSKLYVQPDLEDNKDKNKDKLVPLSNLVQVEEGVGPITVNHTGQLTSVTISFNTAAGYSLSHAVAAIEALAAKELPGDVSRTFEGQATAFRESAASVPFLLLLAIVVIYIILGVLYESFVHPVTILAGLPSAALGGLLTLLIFGRELDLYGFVGIIMLIGIVKKNAIMVIDFAIESEKSGKSAFDAVFEGCITRFRPIMMTTVAAVAGIMPIAMAYGSGGHARQPLGLSVAGGLAISQVVTLYLTPVVYTYLDQLQGWMRRRYGKGEE is encoded by the coding sequence ATGACCGATCTTTTCATCAAGCGCCCCATCGCCACGGCGCTCATCACCTTCGGCCTGCTGTTCCTGGGCATGACGGCCTACAACTCCTTGCCGGTGTCCGAAATGCCGGCCATCGACTTCCCCACCATCCAGGTGACGGCCTCCCTGCCCGGAGCCGATCCCGAGACCATGGCCTCCTCGGTGGCCACGCCCCTGGAGAAGCAGTTTTCCACCATCGCCGGGATCACCTCCATGAACTCGGTGAACACCCTGGGCCAGACCACCATCGTCCTGCAGTTCGAACTGAACCGCAACATCGACGGCGCGGGCTCCGACGTGCAGACCGCCATCTCGGCTGCCTCGGGCTACCTGCCCAGCAACCTGCCCAACCCGCCCACCTACCAGAAGGTCAACCCGGCTGACGTGCCCGTGCTCTACATCGGCATGCGCTCCAAGACCCTGCCGCTCTACAAGCTCACGGACTACGCCAAGACCTTCGTGTCCCAGCGCATCTCCATGGTGGCCGGCGTGGCCCAGGTGGCCATCTACGGCGACCAGACCTACTCCCCGCGCATCCAGGTGGATCCTGACAAGCTCGCGGCCTACAACCTCTCGGTCAACCAGGTGGCCGACGCCTTCGTGGCCCAGAACGTCAATCTGCCCACGGGCTCGCTTTACGGCGAGGTGAAGCTCTTCACCATCAAGGCCAAGGGCATGCTCATGAACGCCAAGCACTACCTGGAGCAGATAGTGGCCTGGCGCAGCGGCAACCCCATACGCTTAAGAGACGTGGGCACCGCCGTGGACTCCACCCTCTACGACAAGAACGCCTCGTACCATAACCAGGACCCCTCGCTCACCATCGCCGTGCGCCGCCAGCCCGGCACCAACACCATCAAGCTGGTGGACGACATCAAGGCCCTGCTGCCCGCCATCCAATCCACCTTGCCGCAGTCCATCGAGTTCGAGGTCATGTACGACCGCTCCCAGACCATCCGGGAGTCCGTGGCCGACGTGAAGCTCACCATGGCCCTGGCCGTGTCCCTGGTGGTCGTGGTGGTGTTCTTGTTCCTGAAGAACATCCGGGCCACGGTGATCGCCAGCCTGGCCCTGCCCGCCGCGCTCATCGGCACCTTCGCCGTCATGAAGATGATGGGCTTCTCCCTGGACAACCTCTCGCTCATGGCCCTGACCCTGGCGGTGGGCTTCATCGTGGACGACGCCATCGTCATGCTCGAGAACATCGTCCGGCACATGGAGATGGGCAAGCCGCCCATGCTGGCCTCACTGGACGGGGCGCGCCAGATCGGCTTCACCATCGTCTCCATGACCCTGTCGCTGGCCGTGGTGTTCGTGCCCATCATGTTCATGGCGGGCATCCTGGGGCGCATCCTGAACGAGCTGGCCGTGACCATCACCATCGCCGTTCTGGTGTCGGGATTTGTCACCCTGTCGTTCACGCCCATGCTCTGCAGCCAGTTTCTGCGCCACGCCTCGGTGGGGCATTCCGGGCGCTTCTTCACCACCATCGAGAAGCTCTACGAACGCTCGCTGCACGTGGTGCTCCGGCACCGCTTCGTGACGCTGCTGGCCAGCTTCGGCATCCTTGCGCTGACCATGTGGCTCTTCACCAAGGTGCCCTCCGGGTTCATCCCCACCACGGACTCGGGTTTCATCTACGGCTACGCCATGGCCGAGCAGAGCGCCTCCTTCGACACCATGAAGAAGCGCCTGCTGAACGTCTCCGGGCTCATCTCGCCCGATCCCAACGTGCACAAGGTGGTGGGAATCGTTGGCGTGGGCGGACCCAACACCTCCATGAACAACGCCGCCTTCTTCACCCTGGTCAAGCCCGCGCACGACCGCAAGGACGACATCGACGCCGTGCTCGCCAAGCTGCGGGCCAGGACCGGCGGGGTGAGCGACATGCGCCTGTTCATGTTCAACCCGCCCGCCATCCAGATCGGCGGCCGTTCCACCCGCGCCCTCTACCAGTTCACCCTGCTTTCGCCCGAGGTGGACAAGCTCTACGAGGCCGCGCGCAAGCTCGAAACCAAGATGCGCGCCCTGCCGGAGCTTCGCGACGTCAACTCCGACATGCAGATCGACGGCCCCCAGCTGCTCCTGCGCATCGACCGCGACAAGGCCACGAGCCTGGGCATTTCGGCCAAGGCCATCGAGACGGCCCTGTGGTCCGCTTACGGCGCGCGCCAGATATCCAACATCTACGCCACCACCGACACCTACCGCGTGGTCATCGAGGTGCAGCCCGAATACCAGCGCAGGCCGGAACTGCTCTCCAAGCTCTACGTCCAGCCCGACCTCGAGGACAACAAGGACAAGAACAAGGACAAACTGGTCCCCCTGAGCAACCTCGTCCAGGTGGAGGAGGGCGTGGGCCCCATCACCGTGAACCACACCGGACAGCTCACCTCCGTGACCATCTCCTTCAACACCGCCGCGGGCTACTCCCTGAGTCACGCCGTGGCCGCCATCGAGGCGCTGGCCGCCAAGGAGCTGCCCGGCGACGTGAGCCGCACCTTCGAGGGCCAGGCCACCGCCTTCCGCGAATCCGCGGCCAGCGTGCCCTTCCTGCTGCTTTTGGCCATCGTGGTCATCTACATCATCCTGGGTGTCCTCTACGAGAGCTTCGTCCACCCCGTGACCATCCTGGCGGGCCTTCCCTCGGCGGCGCTGGGGGGCCTCTTGACGCTTCTCATCTTCGGGCGGGAGCTTGACCTGTACGGCTTCGTGGGCATCATCATGCTCATCGGCATCGTGAAGAAGAACGCCATCATGGTCATCGACTTCGCCATCGAGTCGGAAAAGAGCGGCAAGTCCGCTTTCGACGCGGTGTTTGAGGGATGCATCACCCGTTTCCGCCCCATCATGATGACCACTGTGGCCGCCGTGGCGGGCATCATGCCCATCGCCATGGCCTACGGCTCGGGCGGCCACGCCCGCCAGCCCCTGGGACTGTCCGTGGCCGGGGGCCTGGCCATCTCCCAGGTGGTGACGCTCTACCTGACCCCCGTGGTGTACACGTACCTGGACCAGCTGCAGGGCTGGATGCGGCGGCGCTACGGCAAGGGCGAGGAGTAG
- a CDS encoding delta(1)-pyrroline-2-carboxylate reductase family protein: MTRLLDAEATAAVLPYAPLAESVGKTLARKARGLVRCPPRLSLPLPDGGVLLLMPASDDSLAVAKLITVCPANPEKGLPLIIGEVVAMRASTGERLGLLDGPEVTARRTAAASLLAAQRLAPNPDGPLLVMGAGVQAMSHAMAFCSGLGVGEVNVCSRSREKAETLAGRLRSVGVRACAVERPEDVLDRTPLIITATNSPAPVIPAGVRPDAFIAAVGSFHPDRAEIPAELVRRCHLYVDDLDAARTEAGDLILAGIDWSAVTPLERTGEPGAAHLAPQGPVLYKGVGCAALDLAAAKLAFPERS, translated from the coding sequence ATGACGCGGCTCCTCGACGCCGAAGCCACGGCCGCCGTTCTCCCGTACGCTCCCCTGGCCGAGTCCGTGGGCAAGACCCTGGCCCGCAAGGCCCGGGGGCTCGTGCGGTGCCCGCCGCGCCTGAGCCTGCCCCTGCCGGATGGCGGGGTGCTGCTGCTCATGCCCGCCAGCGACGACAGTCTGGCCGTGGCCAAGCTCATCACCGTGTGCCCGGCCAATCCCGAAAAGGGCCTGCCGCTCATCATCGGCGAGGTGGTGGCCATGCGCGCGTCCACGGGCGAGCGCTTAGGGCTCCTGGACGGCCCTGAGGTTACGGCGCGGCGCACCGCGGCCGCGTCGCTCCTGGCGGCGCAGCGCTTGGCTCCGAACCCGGACGGGCCGCTCCTGGTGATGGGGGCCGGGGTGCAGGCCATGTCCCACGCCATGGCCTTCTGTTCGGGGCTCGGGGTGGGAGAGGTCAACGTGTGCTCGCGTTCCCGCGAGAAGGCCGAGACCCTGGCCGGGCGCCTGCGTTCGGTGGGCGTGCGGGCCTGCGCGGTGGAACGTCCCGAGGATGTCCTCGACCGCACGCCGCTCATCATCACGGCCACCAACAGCCCCGCGCCGGTGATTCCCGCCGGGGTGCGGCCGGACGCCTTCATCGCGGCCGTGGGGTCGTTCCATCCCGACCGGGCCGAGATACCGGCAGAACTTGTGCGCCGCTGCCACCTCTATGTGGACGATCTCGACGCGGCGCGCACCGAGGCCGGGGACCTCATCCTGGCCGGGATCGACTGGAGCGCGGTCACGCCGCTCGAACGCACCGGTGAGCCCGGTGCCGCGCATCTTGCGCCGCAAGGTCCCGTGCTCTACAAGGGCGTCGGCTGCGCTGCTCTGGATCTTGCCGCAGCGAAACTGGCTTTCCCCGAGCGTTCATGA
- a CDS encoding glycosyltransferase family 39 protein gives MNQRTSPRYWRVALPAVTLLALALRLFGVDGPPLKLWDDFISLAIADQSGPGAVIRQLLGQQQPFVDFQPPLYPLLIHFVLKVARTDLAVRLPAVLAGTLAVPAMYLLARRLFSRESALFSCLVLAMSLYQIEYSQQVRPYALFLTLSILSMWLFHRLAAPDREGLPWKADLAGYVLVSLAMCFTTYLGLLNVMCQGAWLVGRHLSCRNRAAARPALVRALGALALCGAGFLPWLLASASARSVLSGGTGVVSHEVGRLLWDASREFFAYYNEYLSLHGGAVPFLALIGLGLLAALVRRRASLAFLACWMVLPLLVMVLRETDAHHVRVRYLTGLYASLAVFAGVGVEYAASLLARPGRRTFFVLGIVILAAANLVNWPAYSYFYRRPNDGLKDLALVLDGLDAQPDALAVAPGNPLWSPALTSRALSWYLPGRFGSLGDGDNFPYRPYRRVAVLVPPDAKLDPVKYGSAHLVRRFRGMDIYVAGLVNRSPVPLLPDEEGAAKYRIGMSSPEVFSDVARAANVRQEDGGLVAAVKESPGEVTFRFVRPDVGQGVGKSGGGGVTLTAAFTPSVNGKSDASVTVQVRAGQGPFRDAGVLWSTDAPRPENGVGSGFGRTFDLPPEVCGSRDFELRLVIDDTRDYGRMAVTSLSLALPGAPGRSRADDEAWLARQIADLSGRIDARKWQDDLRVLGAGIFTDAPLQAGPVEPVYTAKGGGDEILARYFDPGLVRPGFALDQGRTMEIACVPPGLQGLRVTAPRVDGLLLGDRRAVLGVSLPPQASVVLEASGSARLAHSPLYDESFALNGNAAQSTTLLKKTGEPCLSCRDAAPCSIEYTYASALPMEGMRLEFYPRVSANWRFSNWVKAWYSLDGGPFLPVSSFGGSASGSWEGLGVPRVAATGFPKAAHTLTLRFELSGDGAQLWSSPDYPMRLDVFCGASPPLPPSCPVRLSPESPVGSAVAYGRAPVLRPDLLRRF, from the coding sequence ATGAATCAACGGACATCCCCACGGTACTGGAGGGTGGCGCTGCCGGCGGTTACGCTGCTGGCTCTCGCCTTGCGCCTGTTCGGCGTCGACGGGCCGCCCCTCAAGCTGTGGGACGACTTCATCTCCCTGGCCATCGCCGACCAGTCGGGCCCGGGCGCGGTCATCAGGCAGCTGCTCGGGCAGCAGCAGCCCTTCGTCGATTTCCAGCCCCCCCTGTATCCGCTTCTGATCCACTTCGTCCTCAAGGTGGCCCGCACGGATTTGGCGGTCCGCCTTCCGGCTGTCCTGGCCGGGACGCTGGCGGTGCCGGCCATGTACCTCCTGGCGCGGCGGCTGTTCTCCCGGGAATCGGCCCTGTTCTCCTGCCTGGTGCTGGCCATGTCCTTGTACCAGATCGAATACTCCCAGCAGGTGCGCCCGTACGCCCTGTTCCTGACCCTTTCGATCCTGTCCATGTGGCTTTTCCACCGGCTGGCGGCGCCGGACCGGGAGGGTTTGCCCTGGAAAGCCGATCTGGCCGGGTACGTGCTGGTGAGCCTGGCCATGTGCTTCACCACCTATCTGGGCCTGCTCAACGTCATGTGCCAGGGCGCGTGGCTGGTGGGGCGTCACCTGTCCTGCCGGAACAGGGCCGCCGCTCGGCCGGCGCTGGTGCGCGCACTGGGCGCGCTCGCCCTGTGCGGCGCGGGTTTTTTGCCGTGGCTTCTCGCCTCAGCGTCGGCCCGGTCGGTGCTCTCGGGGGGGACCGGCGTGGTGAGCCACGAGGTCGGTCGCCTGTTGTGGGACGCCAGCCGGGAGTTCTTCGCCTACTACAACGAGTATCTGTCCCTGCACGGGGGGGCCGTCCCTTTTCTCGCATTGATCGGCCTGGGGCTCCTGGCGGCGCTGGTCCGGCGCAGGGCGTCGCTTGCCTTCCTGGCTTGCTGGATGGTCCTGCCGCTTCTGGTCATGGTGCTTCGGGAAACGGACGCTCACCACGTCCGCGTACGCTACCTGACCGGGCTGTACGCCTCCCTGGCCGTGTTCGCCGGGGTGGGCGTCGAATACGCGGCCTCCCTTCTGGCCAGGCCGGGGCGTCGGACGTTCTTCGTCCTGGGGATCGTCATCCTCGCGGCCGCCAATCTGGTCAACTGGCCGGCGTATTCCTATTTCTACCGGCGTCCCAACGACGGCCTCAAGGACCTGGCCCTGGTGCTCGACGGCCTAGACGCACAGCCGGACGCCCTGGCCGTGGCTCCCGGAAATCCGCTCTGGAGCCCGGCCCTCACCAGCCGGGCCCTGTCCTGGTATCTGCCCGGGCGCTTCGGCTCCCTGGGCGACGGGGATAACTTCCCTTACCGGCCTTACCGGCGGGTGGCGGTGTTGGTCCCTCCCGATGCCAAGCTGGACCCGGTGAAATACGGCTCCGCGCATTTGGTGAGGCGTTTCAGGGGAATGGACATTTACGTCGCGGGTCTCGTCAACCGCTCCCCGGTGCCGCTGCTTCCCGACGAGGAGGGCGCGGCGAAATACCGGATAGGGATGTCCTCGCCGGAGGTCTTTTCCGATGTCGCCCGCGCCGCCAACGTCCGCCAGGAGGACGGCGGGCTGGTCGCCGCCGTGAAGGAGTCGCCCGGCGAGGTGACCTTCCGGTTCGTTCGTCCGGACGTGGGCCAGGGCGTCGGAAAGTCCGGGGGGGGCGGCGTCACGCTCACGGCGGCGTTTACGCCCTCGGTCAACGGGAAGTCCGACGCCTCCGTCACCGTGCAGGTCCGCGCGGGGCAGGGACCGTTCCGCGACGCCGGAGTGCTGTGGAGCACCGATGCGCCCCGCCCTGAGAACGGCGTCGGCAGCGGGTTCGGGCGGACGTTCGACCTGCCGCCCGAAGTATGCGGCTCCCGGGATTTCGAACTGCGCCTTGTCATCGACGACACGCGCGACTATGGGCGGATGGCCGTCACAAGCCTCTCCCTGGCGCTCCCTGGCGCTCCTGGCCGCTCCCGGGCGGATGACGAGGCCTGGCTTGCGCGGCAGATCGCTGACCTGTCCGGCAGGATCGACGCGCGAAAGTGGCAGGATGATCTGCGCGTCCTTGGCGCGGGGATATTCACGGACGCCCCTTTGCAGGCCGGACCGGTCGAACCGGTGTATACGGCCAAGGGCGGCGGTGACGAAATCCTCGCCCGGTATTTCGATCCCGGCCTGGTCCGGCCCGGTTTCGCACTCGATCAGGGCAGGACGATGGAAATCGCCTGCGTCCCGCCGGGACTTCAGGGCCTGCGCGTGACCGCCCCGCGCGTGGACGGCCTGCTCCTTGGCGATCGCCGCGCCGTTCTTGGCGTGTCGCTGCCGCCCCAGGCGTCGGTAGTGCTCGAAGCCTCCGGCTCCGCCCGGCTGGCGCATTCGCCTCTCTACGATGAGTCGTTCGCCTTGAACGGCAACGCCGCGCAGTCCACAACCCTGCTCAAGAAGACCGGCGAGCCCTGCCTGAGCTGCCGGGACGCCGCGCCCTGCTCCATCGAGTACACCTATGCCTCAGCCCTGCCCATGGAGGGCATGCGGCTGGAATTCTACCCCCGCGTCTCCGCCAACTGGCGGTTCTCCAACTGGGTGAAGGCGTGGTATTCCCTGGACGGAGGACCTTTCCTACCGGTGAGTTCCTTTGGCGGCAGCGCCTCGGGAAGCTGGGAGGGCCTGGGTGTCCCCAGGGTGGCCGCCACCGGTTTCCCCAAGGCGGCGCACACGCTCACGCTTCGATTCGAGCTTTCTGGCGACGGCGCGCAACTGTGGTCCTCGCCCGATTATCCCATGCGCCTGGACGTCTTCTGCGGCGCGTCCCCTCCGCTCCCGCCGTCCTGCCCGGTGCGTCTCTCGCCGGAGTCTCCTGTCGGGTCCGCGGTGGCCTACGGCCGCGCTCCGGTGCTGCGCCCGGACTTGCTGCGGCGCTTCTGA
- the ettA gene encoding energy-dependent translational throttle protein EttA encodes MSNEPNKIIYSMIKVSKFHDKKPILQNISLSYFYGAKIGVLGMNGSGKSTLLKILAGVDKDFQGETVLAPGYTIGYLEQEPMLDETKTVREIVEEGVAETMALVREFEEINAKFAEPMDDDEMNALIERQGQVQEKLDAAGAWDIDSRLDMAMDALRCPPPDTLVKVISGGEKRRVALCRLLLKQPDILLLDEPTNHLDAETVAWLEHHLHTYPGTIIAVTHDRYFLDNVAGWILELDRGRGIPWKGNYSSWLEQKQDRLKNEEKAEDERRKTLERELEWIRMNPKGRHAKSKARVSAYEALASQDADKVAKDLEIFIPAGPRLGNKVIEAEHVCKAFGDNMLVDDLNFMIPPGAIVGIIGPNGAGKSTLFRMITGVEKPDCGSLKLGDTVVLAHVDQSREALKDDMTVFDAISEGQDAILLGRREVNARAYVARFGMTGPDQQKKVSLLSGGERNRVFLARMLKSGANVILLDEPTNDLDVNTMRALEDALVNFAGCALVISHDRWFLDRVATHILAFEGDSKAVWFDGNYSEYEADRKARLGHEADQPHRIKYRKFSRA; translated from the coding sequence ATGAGCAACGAGCCCAACAAGATTATCTATTCCATGATCAAGGTTTCGAAGTTCCACGACAAGAAACCCATCCTGCAGAACATTTCCCTGTCCTACTTCTACGGGGCCAAGATCGGCGTCCTGGGCATGAACGGCTCGGGCAAGTCCACGCTCCTCAAGATCCTGGCTGGCGTCGACAAGGACTTCCAGGGCGAGACCGTGCTCGCGCCCGGCTACACCATCGGCTACCTGGAGCAGGAGCCGATGCTCGACGAAACCAAGACCGTCCGCGAGATCGTGGAGGAGGGCGTGGCCGAGACCATGGCCCTGGTCCGCGAGTTCGAGGAGATCAACGCCAAGTTCGCCGAGCCCATGGACGACGACGAGATGAACGCCCTCATCGAGCGCCAGGGCCAGGTGCAGGAGAAGCTCGACGCAGCGGGCGCCTGGGACATCGACTCCCGCCTGGACATGGCCATGGACGCCCTGCGCTGCCCCCCGCCCGACACCCTGGTGAAGGTCATCTCCGGCGGCGAGAAGCGCCGCGTGGCCCTGTGCCGCCTGCTGCTCAAGCAGCCCGACATCCTGCTTCTGGACGAGCCCACCAACCACCTGGACGCCGAGACCGTGGCCTGGCTCGAACACCACCTGCACACCTACCCCGGCACCATCATCGCCGTGACCCACGACCGCTACTTCTTGGACAACGTGGCCGGATGGATTCTGGAGCTGGATCGCGGCCGGGGCATCCCCTGGAAGGGCAACTACTCCTCCTGGCTCGAACAGAAGCAGGACCGCCTGAAGAATGAAGAGAAGGCCGAGGACGAACGCCGCAAGACCCTGGAGCGCGAGCTCGAATGGATCAGGATGAATCCCAAGGGCCGCCACGCCAAGAGCAAGGCCCGCGTCAGCGCCTACGAGGCACTGGCCTCCCAGGACGCCGACAAGGTGGCCAAGGACCTGGAAATCTTCATCCCCGCAGGCCCGCGCCTGGGCAACAAGGTCATCGAGGCCGAGCACGTGTGCAAGGCCTTCGGCGACAACATGCTGGTGGACGACCTCAACTTCATGATCCCCCCGGGAGCCATCGTCGGCATCATCGGCCCCAACGGCGCGGGCAAGTCCACCCTGTTCCGCATGATCACCGGCGTGGAAAAGCCCGACTGCGGCAGCCTCAAACTCGGCGACACCGTGGTGCTGGCCCACGTGGACCAATCCCGCGAGGCCCTGAAGGACGACATGACCGTTTTCGACGCCATCAGCGAAGGCCAGGACGCTATTCTCCTGGGCAGGCGCGAGGTGAACGCGCGCGCCTACGTGGCCCGCTTCGGCATGACCGGTCCCGACCAGCAGAAAAAGGTCAGCCTGCTCTCCGGCGGCGAAAGGAACCGCGTGTTCCTGGCCCGCATGCTCAAAAGCGGCGCCAACGTCATCCTTCTGGACGAACCCACCAACGACCTGGACGTGAACACCATGCGCGCCCTGGAAGACGCGCTGGTCAACTTCGCGGGCTGCGCCCTGGTCATCAGCCACGACCGCTGGTTCCTGGACCGCGTGGCCACCCACATCCTGGCCTTCGAGGGCGACTCCAAGGCCGTGTGGTTCGACGGCAACTACTCGGAATACGAGGCCGACCGGAAGGCCAGGCTCGGCCACGAGGCCGACCAGCCCCATAGGATCAAGTACCGGAAGTTCTCGCGGGCTTAA